Proteins encoded by one window of Sphingosinicella sp. BN140058:
- a CDS encoding LysR family transcriptional regulator, whose protein sequence is MAVDPRALKTFLAVCRTGSISAAARQLCLTQPAVSATMLQLEQGLQTRLFDRKRSGIMLTSSGVALRTRAEAMEAILQSAEREIALLKDNVSGPLTVGGTPGALASLIPTTIALLKDRYPAFELQVLERSDRQLADLLRSERIDLAVVSTGIDPVAEDFIEETFLSDTFALLVGPANDHLPEQLALASLADARWVLPHAEGAFRRQVDTLFLATGTRTPANVIRCDSLLTTKALVRRTDYLTILPHEVAAAELASGAIRSIEILGSQLVRKVGVRMLKRKLPSPILEALLSCMRDAAQR, encoded by the coding sequence ATGGCGGTTGATCCACGTGCGTTGAAGACGTTCCTGGCAGTCTGCCGTACCGGCTCGATCAGCGCGGCTGCGCGCCAGCTATGCCTTACTCAGCCCGCCGTCTCCGCAACGATGCTGCAGCTCGAACAGGGGCTGCAAACCAGATTGTTCGATCGCAAGCGCTCCGGCATCATGCTCACCTCTTCCGGTGTCGCTCTTCGAACAAGGGCAGAAGCGATGGAAGCGATACTCCAGAGCGCGGAGCGAGAGATAGCGCTGCTGAAGGACAATGTAAGCGGACCGCTCACAGTAGGAGGCACACCGGGCGCGCTCGCGAGCCTTATCCCGACCACCATCGCCCTGCTGAAGGACCGGTACCCGGCCTTTGAACTCCAGGTGCTGGAGCGTTCCGACAGACAACTTGCCGATTTGCTCAGGAGCGAACGGATCGACCTTGCCGTCGTGAGCACCGGCATTGATCCGGTCGCAGAGGATTTCATTGAGGAGACCTTCCTCAGCGACACGTTCGCATTGCTCGTCGGGCCTGCGAACGATCACCTTCCAGAGCAGCTTGCACTCGCATCCCTCGCCGATGCGCGATGGGTCCTGCCGCACGCCGAAGGCGCTTTTCGACGACAGGTCGACACTCTGTTCCTCGCGACGGGCACTCGAACGCCGGCAAATGTGATACGCTGCGATTCCCTGCTAACCACCAAAGCGCTCGTCCGACGAACCGACTACCTCACCATCTTGCCGCACGAGGTTGCGGCCGCCGAGCTCGCCTCCGGAGCTATCCGATCGATCGAGATCCTCGGATCACAGCTGGTTCGCAAGGTTGGAGTGCGGATGCTGAAGCGGAAACTCCCTTCCCCCATCCTGGAAGCTCTCTTGTCCTGCATGCGTGATGCGGCACAGCGATGA
- a CDS encoding amidohydrolase family protein produces MRTIIKNAGLFDGSGSPVRPATVVVRGERIERIIEAGETIDPDAEDLVIDGTGRTLMPGMVEAHAHLSWPSSVEKIYHEFVLPPEEMKVATWRNARVLLDHGFTSAFSAGALGDTLEVELRGEIEAGITPGPRLRASTIERSPEGADGIETGKKLSIGEGVEGMRAFVRRCAENGIDTVKLVISGEDALLPGSSQHVLYSQEEVTAACEEAHGRGLRVAAHTQAAEAVKIALRAGVDVLYHCSYADDEALDMLEAARDRIFMGPAIGIIVATLEASPPPHIDMTSMKESAKPVIKNTAVLIPELKRRGVRVLPGGDYGFPFNPNGRNARDLEHFVTLYGYTQAEALVAATMLGGEIMGMGDELGQVRPGYLADLLLVDGDPTQDVRILQDKDRLTVIMKNGHLHKAPGGTAAAKAA; encoded by the coding sequence GTGCGGACGATCATCAAGAATGCGGGACTTTTCGACGGATCGGGATCTCCGGTACGCCCGGCCACGGTGGTGGTCCGGGGCGAGCGCATCGAGCGGATCATCGAAGCCGGTGAAACGATCGACCCTGACGCAGAGGATCTGGTAATCGACGGCACCGGCAGGACTTTGATGCCGGGCATGGTCGAGGCGCACGCCCATCTTTCATGGCCATCCTCCGTGGAAAAGATCTACCACGAATTCGTGCTGCCTCCTGAGGAGATGAAGGTTGCCACGTGGCGCAACGCACGGGTGCTTCTCGACCATGGTTTCACCAGCGCATTTTCGGCCGGCGCACTCGGCGACACGCTTGAAGTCGAACTTCGCGGCGAGATTGAGGCGGGCATCACGCCGGGGCCGCGGCTTCGCGCTTCGACCATCGAACGCAGCCCGGAAGGCGCCGACGGCATCGAGACCGGCAAGAAATTGTCGATCGGCGAAGGTGTCGAAGGGATGCGCGCCTTTGTGCGGCGCTGCGCCGAGAACGGCATCGACACGGTGAAGCTGGTCATTTCCGGCGAGGATGCCCTGCTGCCGGGAAGCTCGCAGCACGTCCTCTACAGCCAGGAGGAAGTGACCGCCGCCTGCGAGGAAGCGCACGGGCGAGGCCTCCGTGTCGCGGCGCATACCCAGGCCGCCGAAGCGGTCAAGATTGCGCTCCGCGCCGGAGTCGACGTTCTCTACCATTGCTCCTACGCCGACGACGAAGCGCTCGACATGCTCGAGGCCGCCCGCGACCGGATTTTCATGGGCCCGGCGATCGGTATTATCGTCGCGACCCTTGAAGCGAGCCCGCCGCCGCACATCGACATGACGTCGATGAAGGAATCGGCCAAGCCAGTGATCAAAAATACGGCTGTGCTCATCCCAGAACTGAAGCGGCGCGGCGTTCGCGTGCTGCCCGGGGGCGATTACGGTTTTCCGTTCAATCCCAACGGCCGCAACGCACGTGACCTCGAGCACTTCGTTACCCTTTACGGCTACACCCAGGCCGAGGCACTCGTCGCGGCAACAATGCTGGGCGGCGAGATCATGGGGATGGGCGACGAGCTCGGCCAGGTAAGACCCGGCTATCTGGCCGATCTGCTGCTGGTCGACGGCGATCCGACCCAGGATGTCCGCATCCTGCAGGACAAGGATCGGCTGACGGTGATCATGAAGAACGGGCACCTGCACAAGGCGCCTGGCGGAACAGCGGCTGCCAAGGCGGCCTGA
- a CDS encoding bifunctional 3-(3-hydroxy-phenyl)propionate/3-hydroxycinnamic acid hydroxylase, whose protein sequence is MDYEVAIIGCGPVGALAANFLGKSGVKTLVVEREIDPHPLPRAVHIDHEMKRLFQAAGLIDAVAGDMRETDGHLHLGADHGVIRYLGTVGQERPFGWANDYFFYQPELEAHLRTALAAYPNVTLALGADFESLTQDDEGVTLRFRGEDTADVRVGWAVGCDGARSAVRKQLGVALDDLGFEEPWLVVDCEVDGPIAFPDVHGVPEGADLQRLSVMLCDPARPATIVPGRGNHRRWEFMLLPGEDDAAMMAPTKVAELVGPYLADVPHRIIRAATYRFHGLIAERWQVGRVFLAGDAAHQTPPFFGQGMCHGFRDVANLAWKLELVLDGRAGPSLLDTYQPERDPHVRAVISSAVEAGRYICMLDPRDAAARDAGMRARARTAAPSTAADLIPPIRGGIVAAGTSGAGERFIQPLVRDCGGTRLLDDCTGGGWRLFVRRREVHAANDALKHAPELNITLIDVDALGDALSRWLDRHGVDAVLVRPDFYVFGTATTDVGALIAEIAGRLGLKAPISAEAEPCH, encoded by the coding sequence GTGGATTATGAGGTTGCGATCATCGGCTGCGGGCCGGTGGGGGCCCTTGCGGCCAATTTCCTGGGGAAGTCAGGGGTGAAGACCCTGGTTGTCGAACGCGAGATCGATCCGCATCCACTGCCTCGGGCGGTTCATATCGATCACGAGATGAAGCGGCTGTTCCAGGCCGCAGGGCTGATCGACGCCGTCGCCGGCGACATGCGCGAGACAGACGGTCACCTTCACCTCGGCGCCGACCACGGCGTCATCCGCTACTTGGGCACGGTCGGGCAGGAGCGCCCGTTCGGGTGGGCGAACGACTACTTCTTCTACCAGCCGGAGCTCGAGGCGCATTTGCGAACGGCGCTGGCCGCATATCCGAACGTTACGCTCGCGCTTGGCGCCGATTTCGAGAGCCTGACGCAGGATGATGAGGGTGTCACCCTCCGCTTTCGCGGCGAAGACACCGCCGATGTCCGGGTCGGCTGGGCGGTCGGTTGCGACGGCGCCCGAAGTGCGGTGCGCAAGCAATTGGGGGTCGCGCTCGACGATCTCGGCTTCGAGGAGCCATGGCTTGTGGTCGATTGCGAAGTCGACGGGCCGATTGCCTTCCCGGACGTCCACGGCGTGCCCGAAGGTGCCGACCTCCAGCGCCTGTCGGTGATGCTATGCGATCCTGCTCGCCCGGCGACTATCGTACCGGGCCGCGGCAACCATCGCCGGTGGGAGTTCATGCTGCTGCCGGGTGAGGACGATGCGGCGATGATGGCGCCCACGAAGGTGGCCGAGCTGGTTGGTCCCTATCTCGCCGACGTGCCGCACCGAATCATCCGCGCGGCCACCTACCGCTTCCATGGTCTAATCGCCGAGCGCTGGCAGGTCGGCCGGGTCTTTCTGGCCGGCGACGCCGCCCACCAGACCCCGCCCTTCTTCGGCCAGGGCATGTGCCACGGCTTCCGCGACGTTGCGAACCTCGCCTGGAAGCTCGAGCTGGTGCTTGACGGCCGCGCCGGACCGAGCCTGCTCGACACCTACCAGCCCGAGCGCGATCCGCATGTCCGCGCTGTGATCAGCTCTGCTGTTGAGGCCGGTCGCTACATCTGCATGCTCGACCCGCGGGACGCCGCCGCCCGCGACGCCGGCATGCGCGCACGGGCGCGCACCGCTGCGCCGTCTACCGCGGCCGATCTCATCCCGCCGATCCGCGGCGGCATCGTCGCCGCAGGAACGAGCGGAGCCGGCGAGCGCTTCATCCAGCCACTGGTTCGCGACTGTGGCGGCACCCGCCTGCTGGACGATTGCACCGGCGGCGGCTGGCGGCTGTTCGTACGAAGGCGCGAGGTCCACGCGGCAAACGATGCCCTGAAGCACGCCCCAGAGCTCAACATCACGCTTATCGACGTTGACGCGCTCGGCGACGCTCTCTCGCGCTGGCTCGATCGACACGGCGTCGACGCGGTGCTCGTCCGCCCCGATTTCTACGTCTTCGGAACGGCGACGACCGACGTCGGCGCGTTGATCGCAGAGATTGCCGGTCGTCTCGGGCTCAAGGCGCCCATCTCCGCGGAGGCTGAACCGTGCCACTGA
- a CDS encoding heme-binding protein, with protein sequence MPLSLSQAQAMLAGALAEANGRDARPLGIIVLDAGGHPVAYARQDGASLFRFDIARAKAMGALGMGADTRDIAARAAANPAFFTSVAIATGGALALSPGGLLVRDRGGDLFGAIGISGDTPDVDEACARAGIDAAGLSHSGGTP encoded by the coding sequence GTGCCACTGAGCCTCTCGCAGGCGCAGGCGATGCTGGCCGGCGCGCTGGCCGAAGCGAACGGGCGCGATGCGAGGCCGCTCGGCATCATCGTCCTTGACGCCGGCGGGCACCCCGTTGCTTACGCACGGCAGGACGGTGCGAGCCTGTTCCGCTTCGATATCGCCCGCGCCAAGGCGATGGGCGCGCTCGGCATGGGTGCCGACACACGCGACATCGCCGCCCGCGCCGCCGCGAACCCCGCCTTCTTCACCAGTGTCGCGATCGCCACCGGCGGTGCGCTCGCGTTGTCGCCGGGCGGGCTGCTCGTCCGTGACCGCGGCGGCGACCTGTTCGGCGCAATCGGCATCAGCGGCGACACGCCCGATGTCGACGAAGCCTGCGCGCGCGCAGGCATCGACGCCGCCGGCCTCAGCCATTCCGGAGGGACGCCATGA
- a CDS encoding calcium-binding protein — protein sequence MGKAGRHIYNTNVNGQIYGTKGADTFYPFESAPSAISADAFYASMTWTTGIKLAAGSGYLQVIGTNMNVSLDVLRGDGGHDHLYGSEGNDFLAYNNASVADGVGGFNSIYSFYLGGGDDIIDLSAHGSGGFSYKESVVLGGSGNDQIIGSGALNDLRGDDGNDYIVGAGGKDLIYGGSGNDTLYGDDLGAGESTGADEVFGEQGDDVIYGGKGNDLLMGESGADYIFGGLGEDEIWGGMDADILLGGESNDRVYGDTEADTIDGGAGDDSLYGGDQNDVITGGWGNDFLRGDRDHDILFGEGGSDTLFGDRGNDRLYGGPDSDVLFGGSGADQFVFKGPEMASGSDTVLDFEPGVDRIRLEKSGVTRFDPNGGNGSVMAVDDADGGVYLFVTNADGAVSSIHLLRPSWNSSIQASDLSTSDFIFL from the coding sequence ATGGGAAAGGCCGGTCGTCATATCTACAACACCAACGTGAATGGCCAGATATACGGCACAAAGGGCGCTGACACCTTCTATCCGTTCGAGTCGGCTCCCAGTGCGATTTCAGCCGACGCCTTCTACGCGTCAATGACCTGGACCACAGGTATCAAGCTGGCAGCAGGTAGCGGATATCTCCAAGTGATCGGGACGAACATGAACGTGTCGCTGGACGTACTGCGCGGCGACGGCGGCCATGATCATCTCTACGGAAGCGAAGGGAACGACTTTCTCGCCTACAACAATGCCTCAGTGGCTGATGGCGTAGGCGGTTTCAATTCGATCTATTCTTTCTATCTGGGCGGTGGCGACGACATCATCGACCTGTCGGCGCATGGGTCTGGCGGCTTTTCCTACAAGGAGTCGGTGGTCTTGGGCGGGAGCGGGAACGATCAGATCATTGGCAGCGGTGCCCTCAATGATTTGCGCGGCGATGATGGCAATGACTATATCGTCGGCGCCGGCGGTAAAGATCTCATTTATGGAGGATCGGGAAACGATACGCTTTATGGCGACGACCTTGGGGCGGGCGAGAGCACTGGGGCCGACGAAGTCTTTGGTGAACAAGGCGACGACGTGATCTACGGCGGCAAGGGAAATGACCTTCTCATGGGGGAAAGCGGTGCAGACTACATCTTCGGTGGCCTGGGAGAAGACGAAATCTGGGGCGGCATGGACGCTGACATCTTGCTCGGCGGCGAGTCCAATGATCGCGTTTACGGGGACACCGAAGCGGATACGATCGACGGTGGGGCTGGTGATGACAGCCTATATGGCGGCGACCAGAATGATGTAATTACCGGCGGTTGGGGAAATGACTTTCTACGTGGTGACCGGGATCATGACATCCTTTTTGGCGAGGGCGGCTCCGACACGCTGTTCGGCGATAGAGGCAATGACCGGCTTTATGGCGGGCCTGATTCGGATGTTCTGTTCGGCGGCTCCGGAGCCGACCAATTCGTCTTCAAGGGACCTGAAATGGCTAGCGGCTCAGACACAGTCCTCGATTTCGAGCCGGGCGTTGATCGCATCCGTCTCGAGAAGTCCGGTGTCACGCGATTCGATCCGAATGGAGGCAACGGCAGCGTCATGGCGGTGGATGATGCGGACGGTGGCGTCTACCTCTTCGTGACGAATGCCGACGGGGCAGTCTCTTCGATCCATCTCCTCCGCCCCTCCTGGAACAGTTCGATACAGGCTTCGGATCTCAGCACTTCGGACTTCATCTTCCTCTGA